The following coding sequences lie in one Aspergillus puulaauensis MK2 DNA, chromosome 3, nearly complete sequence genomic window:
- a CDS encoding uncharacterized protein (COG:S;~EggNog:ENOG410PGC4;~InterPro:IPR037508,IPR012965;~PFAM:PF08101), which produces MPSFSRFFRSKDSSAAKKNSKTPAAENTGPAKPTWTDAWQRTEVGPEEVQQLLRACTQELKVRALQTPFMLLPFRPSSDTVTARTFIRNYFDQSLKRGSPFAGNELAQELRLTDPMVLCSVLKWCWSRLPGGVVTWEAYELFKVGEQDSQFARDAFSTFIPISVESDARTKIIFDFFDLLTAIAAHGKSNGLGGRKLSRFAGWWAFEHSDTGSGFEAAYKNWASAADATSHLFFAYLRSLSPDAPRGMNSISTLPIALQSLVQATEYPPETPTLLQVSTTKVVMIVDTVSPTPFALLRRAKNFEYRDSDEHLQKFAGYEDPLKALTDECLRVLRCISSTNQSAAEEPVAANRDASWSRFEDLGFGGAIEPALEENGAHSSSAPKEFGGSMRSVPYSGGGDLGRPTTPSWADFMSSGFGDDSTSFKAPVAPLLLPPDKVLPPIATVRGQSSQSHKRGLNDEPSMDPGELASITNLDIDDSFWWVWISSLAGEEPTARKAVFGRCALLETVIRNTKWLVLEEQVKGAAPEPEVGAYIVEKKRFFGFSTRRGKLGRRKSSAKKINSVEDSYKRPNNQGPNSKASIAPDQHARIQAAAAALQRKHREEQELANGTKTGAEDDASNPKKTISMMTLQPSIVNEASQAMKWASNYDKHAYRAAYLSDTRAGTGTATDENKERSAPSMATSSRQPPTPPKDSAPAHTTEVPNTAEKPTDGTKTGTNDTEPPAVEPPAKAPKETAESDAPHKLKKKAANTGFKSMFGTSKKKDAEGKQPPLKPTGAEGSAVAAARAALEGKAKASQEQPPSRNGPATLKKKPVPGTAPTKTAVPDTETAPEPAPEPAAVSAPEPQPSEPKAPEPAHEPMSDHPQIRREAEYDALSRVDTNEQVAADREFSRFDQGPLVDQPAFVPEDSPVEETPPKTDTSPPVSPISPSSPPQDNASQDRWAQIRKNAAERVQVEPRPSTADEDGNTSEEESFETRAARIKARVAELTGNMQGANRS; this is translated from the exons ATGCCTTCGTTCTCTCGCTTCTTCCGGAGTAAAGACTCCAGTGCTGCGAAAAAGAACTCAAAAACACCTGCAGCGGAAAACACAGGCCCTGCGAAGCCAACATGGACCGATGCATGGCAGCGCACGGAGGTCGGACCAGAAGAGGTTCAACAACTGCTGAGAGCTTGCACCCAAGAGCTCAAAGTACGAG CACTTCAAACCCCGTTCATGCTGCTCCCATTCCGCCCGAGCTCCGATACTGTCACGGCCCGTACCTTCATTCGAAATTACTTCGATCAGTCTCTAAAAAGAGGCTCGCCTTTTGCTGGAAATGAATTGGCACAAGAACTGCGGCTTACCGACCCGATG GTCTTATGCAGTGTGCTGAAATGGTGCTGGAGCAGACTCCCTGGGGGAGTTGTTACCTGGGAAGCTTATGAACTGTTCAAGGTTGGCGAGCAAG ACTCTCAATTTGCTCGTGACGCATTCTCGACATTCATACCTATCAGCGTAGAGTCAGACGCTCGGACCAAAATCATCTTTGACTTTTTCGATCTCTTGACAGCCATTGCAGCGCATGGCAAGTCCAATGGCCTGGGAGGTCGGAAGCTTTCCCGCTTCGCTGGATGGTGGGCTTTCGAACATAGTGACACTGGCAGTGGTTTTGAAGCGGCCTACAAGAATTGGGCAAG CGCCGCCGACGCAACAAGTCACTTGTTCTTTGCCTATCTACGTTCGCTTTCACCTGATGCCCCTCGCGGCATGAACAGCATATCGACACTACCAATCGCCTTGCAGTCATTAGTCCAGGCCACAGAATACCCCCCTGAAACACCAACGCTTCTCCAGGTATCGACCACCAAAGTTGTCATGATTGTCGACACAGTCTCCCCGACCCCCTTCGCCTTGTTGCGCCGTGCAAAGAACTTCGAATATAGAGATAGCGATGAACATCTCCAAAAATTCGCGGGTTATGAGGACCCACTGAAGGCCCTTACCGACGAGTGCCTGCGTGTTCTAAGATGTATCTCATCTACCAACCAATCTGCAGCCGAGGAGCCGGTTGCGGCAAACCGTGATGCATCATGGTCCAGGTTTGAGGATCTTGGATTCGGGGGCGCTATTGAACCTGCACTCGAAGAAAATGGTGCTCACTCAAGCTCCGCCCCAAAGGAATTTGGGGGTAGTATGAGATCTGTACCTTATTCTGGCGGTGGCGACCTCGGCCGTCCTACCACACCATCATGGGCTGATTTCATGTCGTCCGGTTTTGGCGATGACAGCACCTCTTTCAAAGCCCCTGTTGCTCctctacttcttcctcccgaTAAAGTCCTGCCACCAATTGCCACCGTACGGGGCCAAAGCTCGCAATCTCACAAACGAGGTCTCAATGACGAGCCTTCTATGGATCCTGGTGAGCTGGCTAGTATCACAAACCTTGACATAGATGACTCTTtctggtgggtttggatcAGTAGTCTAGCAGGCGAAGAGCCCACCGCGCGGAAAGCGGTCTTTGGACGTTGCGCATTGCTTGAAACAGTCATCAGGAATACAAAATGGTTGGTCCTCGAGGAACAGGTCAAGGGTGCTGCTCCAGAACCTGAAGTTGGCGCATACATtgtcgagaagaagcggtTCTTCGGATTCTCGACACGAAGGGGCAAACTCGGGCGCCGCAAGTCCTCGGCAAAGAAGATTAATTCGGTGGAGGATTCTTACAAGCGTCCCAATAACCAAGGGCCGAATAGCAAGGCTAGCATAGCCCCAGATCAACACGCACGTATCCAagccgccgctgctgctcttcagAGAAAGCACcgagaggagcaggagctcGCCAACGGAACCAAGACAggcgctgaagatgatgcatCTAACCCGAAAAAGACTATTTCCATGATGACGCTGCAACCATCCATCGTGAATGAAGCTTCCCAAGCTATGAAATGGGCCAGTAACTACGACAAACACGCCTACAGGGCAGCCTATCTGAGCGACACCCGTGCAGGAACTGGCACTGCAACCGATGAAAATAAGGAGCGATCAGCTCCGTCGATGGCAACTAGCTCCAGACAGCCACCTACACCGCCGAAAGACTCTGCTCCTGCTCACACTACAGAAGTACCAAACACGGCTGAGAAGCCCACGGATGGTACAAAGACTGGCACTAATGATACAGAGCCACCGGCTGTGGAACCGCCAGCCAAAGCACCCAAGGAAACCGCAGAATCGGATGCGCCCcacaagctgaagaagaaagcagctAATACCGGGTTCAAGAGCATGTTTGGAAcaagcaagaagaaggacgcCGAGGGAAAGCAGCCTCCTTTGAAGCCAACCGGAGCCGAAGGGtcggctgttgctgctgcgcgcGCTGCGCTAGAGGGTAAAGCAAAGGCCTCACAGGAACAACCACCTAGCCGCAATGGGCCCGCAACCTTGAAAAAGAAGCCAGTTCCAGGCACAGCCCCTACGAAGACCGCCGTACCTGATACCGAGACGGCCCCTGAGCCAGCCCCTGAGCCAGCGGCTGTTTCAGCTCCAGAGCCCCAACCCAGCGAGCCTAAAGCTCCAGAGCCAGCTCACGAGCCCATGAGTGACCATCCCCAGATCCGCCGTGAGGCTGAGTACGATGCACTTTCCCGAGTCGATACCAACGAGCAAGTAGCAGCGGACCGCGAATTCTCGAGGTTTGACCAGGGACCCCTAGTGGACCAGCCGGCATTCGTCCCCGAAGACTCGCCTGTTGAAGAAACACCTCCCAAGACTGACACTAGCCCACCTGTGTCTCCGATCTCTCCTAGCTCTCCACCCCAGGACAACGCATCTCAAGATCGTTGGGCTCAAATTCGAAAGAATGCGGCAGAAAGAGTTCAGGTCGAACCCCGCCCAAGTACTGCTGATGAAGACGGCAACACTAGCGAGGAAGAAA GCTTTGAAACTCGCGCTGCGCGTATCAAGGCACGAGTTGCTGAATTGACCGGAAACATGCAAGGTGCAAACCGGTCTTGA
- the rlmA gene encoding SRF-type transcription factor RlmA (COG:K;~EggNog:ENOG410QEEN;~InterPro:IPR033896,IPR036879,IPR002100;~PFAM:PF00319;~TransMembrane:1 (i32-50o);~go_function: GO:0000977 - RNA polymerase II transcription regulatory region sequence-specific DNA binding [Evidence IEA];~go_function: GO:0003677 - DNA binding [Evidence IEA];~go_function: GO:0046983 - protein dimerization activity [Evidence IEA];~go_process: GO:0045944 - positive regulation of transcription by RNA polymerase II [Evidence IEA]): MGRRKIEIKAIKDDRNRSVTFLKRKGGLFKKAHELAVLCSVDVAVIIFGHNKKLYEFSSCDMRDALARYQYIGPPHEHKGPEDFNGKRDDDDEDEEDATPAPEDLRAPSQNPQMMAMPPHPSFQHVNHAPSASPPIHNGIPFDPRHGTPQPQGASRPSSRNHLRRVSSNLGGPPHLGTPPPPPPPQTNFSYMPNPTVYNPNAPHNMGQQAPRPPPQFAHFGHHPPGPHHQPPPPQHQPMPPHSMPQQSMPAQPISQHPQPHPQHHPHHPSHHALAQPPSTMTMHPPISHVNQPYLADQQHSQAQRTTSLSETSSDQVPTLKTEKAQSPPLIKPLSKSKSIFTPIDDHGSMLARNFFHFGESTSVKAESTQHEPEEKKLPQSHSPPPRAATSTPLSKSVSDIKPPVRTNSAQLGSKRPQLKVQIPSENSDRGSATAESSSSAGQKAATPVKGSLDPSHPGVVLPPPSPSAGAIHSAGAQGPPNPFARPPPPVTAAAAAQNNNAYNNNNNIETPISALPSRFVSDALLPSPSSFFPAEWGFGRSGPDSNILPSPLVFPTPQVQTGPGFGREEEQEKKRKSPDSGSSGEGAAKKAKT, from the exons ATGGGTCGAAGAAAGATCGAAATCAAGGCGATCAAAGATGATCGTAATCGCTCAGT GACGTTTTTGAAACGGAAGGGCGGTCTCTTCAAGAAGGCTCATGAACTCGCGGTTTTATGCTCAGTAGATGTCGCTGTTATCATCTTTGGTCACAACAAAAAACTTTATGAATTCTCCTCCTGTGATATGCGAGATGCGCTTGCGCGATATCAATAT ATCGGTCCTCCTCATGAACACAAAGGTCCGGAAGATTTCAACGGCAAacgcgatgatgatgacgaggacgaagaagatgccaCGCCGGCCCCTGAAGACCTCCGTGCGCCATCTCAGAATCCTCAAATGATGGCCATGCCACCGCACCCAAGTTTTCAACATGTAAACCATGCACCCTCTGCGTCTCCCCCGATCCACAACGGCATACCTTTCGACCCGCGCCACGGcacaccacaaccacaagGGGCGTCTAGACCCTCGTCAAGGAATCACTTGCGCCGTGTGAGCTCGAATCTTGGGGGCCCCCCTCATCTTGGGACCCCGCCcccgcctcctccccctcagACCAACTTTTCATACATGCCTAATCCGACGGTATACAATCCAAATGCACCTCATAACATGGGCCAACAGGCCCCACGCCCACCACCTCAATTTGCGCATTTCGGCCACCACCCTCCGGGAccccatcaccaaccaccgccacctcAGCACCAGCCTATGCCGCCACATTCCATGCCTCAACAATCGATGCCTGCTCAACCTATCTCGCAACACCCTCAACCGCATCCACAGCATCACCCGCACCACCCCTCTCATCATGCACTTGCGCAACCACCGTCGACCATGACCATGCACCCGCCCATATCTCATGTGAATCAGCCGTATTTAGCAGATCAACAGCACTCACAGGCCCAGCGGACGACATCCCTTTCTGAAACATCGTCTGATCAGGTTCCAACATTGAAAACGGAAAAAGCGCAGTCGCCTCCACTGATAAAGCCGCTTTCCAAGTCAAAGAGCATATTTACTCCAATTGACGATCACGGATCAATGTTGGCGCGCAATTTTTTCCACTTCGGTGAGAGCACGAGTGTGAAGGCTGAGTCAACTCAGCACGAAcctgaagaaaagaaactaCCGCAAAGCCATTCTCCCCCGCCGAGAGCTGCAACATCAACACCTCTTTCCAAATCTGTATCGGACATCAAGCCCCCTGTACGGACTAACAGTGCACAGCTGGGCTCCAAGCGGCCTCAATTAAAAGTTCAGATACCAAGTGAGAATTCTGATCGGGGTAGTGCGACCGCCGaatcctcatcttctgccGGACAGAAGGCTGCAACCCCCGTTAAGGGCAGCCTTGACCCCAGTCACCCAGGTGTGGTGTTACCACCGCCTTCTCCATCAGCTGGCGCAATACATAGTGCGGGTGCGCAAGGTCCGCCAAATCCGTTTGCTAGACCCCCGCCTCCAGTAACTGCGGCCGCAGCAGCGCAGAATAACAACgcctataataataacaacaacataGAGACGCCAATATCTGCATTACCAAGCCGTTTTGTCTCCGATGCGCTTCTTCCGTCGCCATCCAGTTTCTTTCCCGCTGAATGGGGATTTGGGCGTTCTGGACCGGACAGCAATATACTCCCGAGTCCCCTCGTATTCCCCACTCCTCAGGTGCAAACCGGCCCCGGGTTTGgccgggaagaagagcaagaaaagaaacgcaaGAGCCCGGATAGTGGCTCTAGTGGGGAAGGCGCCGCAAAGAAAGCCAAAACATAG
- a CDS encoding putative sucrose transporter (COG:G;~EggNog:ENOG410PKCY;~InterPro:IPR036259;~PFAM:PF13347;~TransMembrane:11 (n23-32c37/38o61-79i91-109o129-154i175-198o204-224i259-279o313-333i367-385o391-413i489-513o542-561i)) gives MPQAARWVGSPSIKGRTESMRMALLTTSLLGLQFTWGIEMTYCTPYLLQLGLTKSRTSLVWIAGPLSGLVMQPLIGVIADRSRSKWGRRRPFMIGGSIVVTVCLLILGWTTEIVSVFVKDADKASRATIALAVLSIYAVDFAINVVQACARSLIVDTLPIPSQQAGSAWATRMSAVGQLIGYVIGSLDIVSIFGTAVGDTQFKQMTVIAAMALLAAVSVTSYSVKERILVTARDSDGKAGAFQVLSQLFKTTMDLPPRIQAICWAQFWAWIGWFPFLFYSTTWVGETYFRYEVPKDADRPADMLGEVGRVGSLSLVVFSSITFISSVLLPFCVQPPDSKRPKFTPRPPPGVAAFLKRITRIRPDLQTTWLISHVMFAATMIFAPFARSRAFATFLVAICGIPWAVSCWAPFAFMGVEINRLAMDPTQASRLSGVTMITSSTVGSGAYGDSSANASEMDVLRLNHHDPDSDSDTEDGFSNLPSTGELAGIYLGVLNVYTTLPQFMGTFISWIVFSILEPGSTKRDESDSDSTWMDLEKSGPNAISICLFIGALSAVIAVEATRRMRYAF, from the exons ATGCCACAAGCTGCAAGATGGGTGGGATCACCCTCAATCAAGGGACGGACGGAGTCGATGCGGATGGCACTGTTGACCACCAGCTTGTTGGGACTACA ATTTACCTGGGGCATTGAGATGACTT ACTGCACCCCGTACCTACTCCAACTTGGCTTGACCAAATCGCGAACGTCGCTTGTCTGGATTGCCGGACCTCTCTCCGGCTTGGTTATGCAACCTCTCATCGGTGTCATTGCGGATCGGTCTCGGTCGAAATGGGGAAGACGAAGGCCATTCATGATCGGTGGTTCTATTGTTGTCACAGTGTGCCTATTGATCTTGGGATGGACGACGGAGATCGTTAGTGTCTTTGTTAAGGATGCGGATAAG GCCTCGCGGGCTACAATTGCTCTTGCTGTGCTCAGCATCTATGCCGTGGATTTCGCCATTAACGTCG TCCAAGCTTGTGCTCGAAGTTTAATCGTCGATACATTACCTATTCCTTCGCAACAAGCTGGGTCCGCATGGG CTACTAGAATGTCGGCTGTTGGTCAGCTAATTGGGTATGTCATTGGGTCTCTTGACATAGTCAGCATATTTGGGACTGCAGTTGGCGACACCCAATTCAAGCAGATGACCGTAATTGCTGCGATGGCCCTACTAGCGGCAGTGTCTGTTACGTCCTACTCTGTGAAGGAGAGAATTCTGGTGACAGCGAG GGATTCTGATGGGAAAGCCGGTGCTTTCCAAGTTCTCTCGCAACTGTTCAAAACAACCATGGATTTACCCCCACGTATCCAAGCCATTTGTTGGGCACAGTTCTGGGCCTGGATCG GTTGGTTCCCATTCCTCTTCTACAGTACTACATGGGTTGGAGAAACGTACTTTCGGTATGAAGTCCCTAAGGATGCAGACCGACCCGCGGACATGTTAGGAGAAGTTGGACGAGTTGGCAGTCTCTCACTGGTTGTCTTTTCGTCTATCACGTTTATCAGCTCCGTTCTCCTGCCATTCTGCGTCCAGCCACCAGATAGCAAACGACCGAAATTCACCCCAAGGCCCCCTCCGGGTGTTGCTGCCTTTCTCAAGAGAATCACCCGAATACGCCCTGACTTACAGACAACATGGCTTATCTCCCATGTTATGTTCGCCGCGACAATGATTTTCGCTCCTTTTGCCCGCTCGCGAGCCTTCGCAaccttcctcgtcgccatcTGCGGCATCCCATGGGCCGTAAGCTGCTGGGCCCCCTTCGCATTCATGGGGGTTGAAATCAACCGCCTCGCAATGGACCCCACGCAAGCATCCCGCCTCTCGGGCGTAACTATGATCACATCCTCTACCGTAGGCTCAGGCGCCTACGGCGACTCCAGCGCAAATGCTTCGGAAATGGATGTCCTCCGCCTCAACCACCACGACCcagacagcgacagcgacacCGAAGACGGCTTCTCAAATCTCCCCTCAACAGGCGAGTTAGCCGGCATTTACCTCGGTGTGCTGAACGTATACACAACCTTACCCCAGTTCATGGGCACCTTCATCAGCTGGATTGTCTTCAGCATTCTTGAGCCCGGAAGCACAAAGCGCGACGAATCAGACTCGGACTCCACCTGGATGGACCTGGAGAAGAGCGGGCCGAACGCTATCTCGATTTGTCTTTTTATTGGCGCCCTGAGCGCCGTTATTGCCGTGGAGGCTACGAGACGAATGCGCTATGCTTTTTAA
- the ZWF1 gene encoding glucose-6-phosphate dehydrogenase (BUSCO:EOG09261N64;~COG:G;~EggNog:ENOG410PHEK;~InterPro:IPR019796,IPR022675,IPR022674,IPR001282, IPR036291;~PFAM:PF00479,PF02781;~go_function: GO:0004345 - glucose-6-phosphate dehydrogenase activity [Evidence IEA];~go_function: GO:0016614 - oxidoreductase activity, acting on CH-OH group of donors [Evidence IEA];~go_function: GO:0050661 - NADP binding [Evidence IEA];~go_process: GO:0006006 - glucose metabolic process [Evidence IEA];~go_process: GO:0055114 - oxidation-reduction process [Evidence IEA]), with the protein MDPLRSTVELKDDTVIVVLGASGDLAKKKTFPALFGLFRNKFLPKGIKIVGYARTKMDHEEYLKRVRSYIKTPTKEIEEQLNAFCELCTYVSGQYDQDDSFINLNKHLEDVEKEQKEQNRVFYMALPPSVFTTVSEQLKRNCYPKNGVARIIVEKPFGKDLQSSRDLQKALDPNWKEEEIFRIDHYLGKEMVKNILIMRFGNEFFNATWNRHHIDNVQITFKEPFGTEGRGGYFDEFGIIRDVMQNHLLQVLTLLAMERPISFSAEDIRDEKVRVLRAMDPIEPKNVIIGQYGRSLDGSKPAYKEDDTVPQDSRCPTFCALVAFIKNERWDGVPFIMKAGKALNEQKTEIRIQFRDVTSGIFKDIPRNELVIRVQPNESVYIKMNSKLPGLSMQTVVTELDLTYRRRFSDLKIPEAYESLILDALKGDHSNFVRDDELDASWKMFTPLLHYLDDNKEIIPMEYPYGSRGPSVLDDFTASFGYKFSDAAGYQWPLTHTTPNRL; encoded by the exons ATGGATCCTCTACGCAGCACTGTCGAGCTCAAAGATGACACCGTCATCGTGGTACTAGGTGCATCCGGAGATcttgcgaagaagaagact TTCCCAGCTCTTTTTGGCCTC TTCCGCAACAAGTTCCTTCCCAAGGGAATTAAGATCGTTGGATATGCCCGGACGAAGATGGACCACGAAGAATACCTTAAGCGCGTGCGCTCATACATCAAGACCCCAACAaaggaaatcgaagaacAGTTGAATGCGTTCTGCGAGCTCTGCACATACGTCAGCGGTCAATACGACCAGGATGACTCCTTCATTAACCTCAACAAGCATCTTGAAGACGTCGAGAAAGAGCAGAAGGAACAAAACAGAGTCTTCTACATGGCACTTCCTCCTAGCGTTTTCACCACAGTCTCAGAGCAATTAAAGCGCAACTGCTACCCTAAGAACGGTGTTGCTCGTATCATT GTCGAGAAACCATTTGGCAAGGACCTCCAGAGCTCTCGCGATCTCCAGAAAGCCCTGGACCCCAactggaaggaagaggaaatcTTCCGTATCGACCACTACCTTGGAAAGGAGATGGTCAAGAACATCCTTATTATGCGATTTGGTAACGAGTTCTTCAATGCCACCTGGAACCGCCACCACATCGACAACGTTCAG ATCACATTCAAGGAGCCCTTCGGTACGGAAGGACGTGGTGGCTACTTCGATGAATTTGGCATCATCCGTGATGTTATGCAGAACC ACCTTTTGCAAGTCTTGACTCTGCTTGCTATGGAGCGCCCCATTTCTTTCTCCGCCGAGGATATCCGTGACGAGAAG GTGCGAGTCCTACGCGCCATGGACCCCATTGAGCCCAAGAACGTCATCATCGGCCAGTACGGAAGATCGCTGGATGGTAGCAAGCCTGCATATAAGGAGGATGATACCGTGCCCCAGGACTCTCGCTGCCCCACATTTTGCGCCCTTGTCGCGTTCATTAAGAACGAGCGATGGGATGGCGTTCCCTTCATCATGAAGGCCGGTAAAG CCCTGAACGAGCAGAAGACCGAAATCCGCATTCAGTTCCGTGACGTGACCTCCGGCATCTTCAAGGACATCCCTCGCAACGAGCTGGTTATCCGAGTTCAACCCAACGAGTCAGTTTACATTAAGATGAACTCGAAGCTTCCCGGACTTTCCATGCAGACCGTGGTCACTGAGCTGGATCTCACCTACCGCCGCCGCTTCTCCGACCTCAAGATCCCCGAAGCCTATGAATCTTTGATCTTGGATGCTCTCAAGGGTGACCACTCGAACTTTGTCCGTGACGATGAGCTTGACGCTAGCTGGAAGATGTTCACTCCCCTGCTCCACTACCTTGATGATAACAAGGAGATCATCCCCATGGAGTACCCCTATG GCTCCCGGGGTCCCTCCGTTCTCGACGACTTCACTGCATCCTTTGGCTATAAATTCAGCGACGCTGCCGGCTACCAGTGGCCGCTGACACACACCACGCCTAACAGGCTTTAG
- a CDS encoding MDR family MFS transporter (COG:G;~EggNog:ENOG410PKJQ;~InterPro:IPR020846,IPR011701,IPR036259;~PFAM:PF07690;~TransMembrane:14 (i85-111o123-142i154-173o179-199i211-230o242-262i283-302o308-328i349-370o382-405i412-431o443-468i480-499o556-574i);~go_function: GO:0022857 - transmembrane transporter activity [Evidence IEA];~go_process: GO:0055085 - transmembrane transport [Evidence IEA]), with translation MAVPEASRGESEYAQDGVENYGATEKPSAPSGTSPEESSDGAKPRSLSTEYDRTQEEGDAAPDTSNENPLDRVPSQAQKLGKKKIAVVMGALCLVLFLAALDMTIISTALPTMAADFHASESGYSWMASSFSLTNAAFVPLWGKVSDIWGRKPILLLANAAFLIGSLICALSQNLPMVLAGRAIQGAGAGGIITLANICVSDLFSVRERPVYYALFGATWAIAGALGPLVGGAFTTSVTWRWCFYINLPIGGASFAILVLFLKIESPKTPLWAGIKTIDWSGNLLIVGATLMFLFGLQFGGVDYPWDSPTVICLIVFGIVTYVLAMLNEWKIARYPVIPIRLFSNWHNVVILLICFVHSMVFMGGSYYLPFYFQTVLLVSPILSGVYVLPLVLSLSFTSAVTGIIIKKTGRYHELISIAFVFLTLGYGLLIDLKPYASWPRLIIYQLIGGFGTGPLFQAPLVALQANIHPSDMASGTSTFSFLRQVSAAISIVIGTVIYQNMLVNKRGTIMAAVGPQKAQALQNAFSENNHDLIRALPTDQKDVVLGAFNFSLSRIWIFYAAISAVGMLACIFLRPVELSKTHTVAKTGLEEQERARKEILEAQARARAAKLSEGKEKV, from the exons ATGGCGGTACCTGAAGCTTCGCGCGGCGAGAGCGAATACGCCCAAGATGGGGTTGAAAACTATGGCGCCACTGAGAAACCATCCGCACCGTCTGGGACATCCCCCGAAGAATCGTCAGACGGCGCAAAACCTCGTTCTTTGTCGACAGAGTATGACCGTACACAAGAGGAAGGCGATGCGGCGCCAGATACTTCAAACGAAAACCCGTTGGATCGGGTCCCGTCTCAGGCGCAGAAActgggaaagaagaagatcgcgGTGGTTATGGGTGCACTTTGC CTCGTCCTATTCCTTGCGGCTCTCGATATG ACAATTATTTCTACAGCCCTGCCGACGATGGCAGCTGATTTCCATGCTTCCGAAAGTGGATACTCGTGGAtggcctcttccttctccttgaccaACGCAGCCTTTGTCCCGCTCTGGGGCAAAGTAAGTGATATCTGGGGCCGAAAAcctattcttcttctcgccaacgccgcATTTCTTATCGGAAGCTTGATCTGTGCTTTATCACAAAATCTGCCTATGGTTCTAGCTGGAAGAGCGATCCAGGGTGCCGGGGCTGGTGGAATCATCACATTAGCGAATATCTGTGTCTCCGACCTATTCAGTGTTAG GGAACGTCCGGTTTACTACGCTCTTTTTGGTGCCACATGGGCTATTGCAGGCGCTTTGGGCCCTCTTGTTGGTGGCGCATTTACTACCAGCGTCACATGGCGTTGGTGTTTTTATATCAACT TGCCGATTGGCGGTGCGTCTTTTGCTATTCTTGTACTTTTCCTCAAGATAGAGTCGCCGAAGACTCCTTTATGGGCTGGTATCAAGACCATCGACTGGTCCGGTAATCTTCTTATTGTTGGAGCCACACTTATGTTCCTATTTGGCCTTCAATTCGGCGGCGTCGATTACCCCTGGGACTCTCCAACAGTCATTTGCCTCATCGTATTCGGGATAGTGACATACGTCCTCGCGATGCTTAACGAATGGAAGATAGCACGCTACCCCGTTATTCCCATCCGCCTCTTCAGCAACTGGCACaacgtcgtcatcctcctcatctgctTCGTCCACTCCATGGTCTTCATGGGCGGCTCCTACTACCTCCCTTTCTACTTCCAAACCGTCCTCCTTGTCAGCCCTATCCTCAGCGGTGTCTACGTCCTCCCTCTAGTCCTCAGTCTCTCTTTCACGTCCGCCGTTACCGGAATCATTATTAAGAAAACTGGCCGCTACCACGAACTCATCTCTATCGCTTTCGtcttcctcaccctcggaTACGGCCTCCTAATCGACTTGAAACCATACGCCTCCTGGCCCCGCCTCATTATCTACCAACTCATCGGCGGCTTCGGCACAGGACCCCTCTTCCAAGCTCCCCTTGTGGCCCTGCAGGCAAACATCCACCCATCCGACATGGCCTCTGGAACCtcaaccttctccttcctACGTCAAGTCTCCGCCGCAatctccatcgtcatcggCACAGTCATCTACCAAAACATGCTCGTCAACAAACGAGGCACGATCATGGCAGCCGTTGGGCCGCAAAAGGCGCAGGCCCTCCAAAACGCCTTCTCCGAGAATAACCACGACCTTATCCGCGCGCTCCCGACTGACCAGAAGGACGTCGTCTTGGGAGCCTTTAatttctccctctcccgcaTCTGGATCTTCTACGCCGCTATTTCTGCTGTTGGCATGCTCGCTTGTATATTTCTTCGGCCCGTAGAGCTCAGCAAGACGCATACTGTTGCCAAGAcagggctggaggagcaggagcgtGCGAGAAAGGAGATTCTGGAAGCGCAGGCTAGGGCTAGAGCTGCAAAGTTGTCTGAAGGCAAGGAGAAGGTGTAG